In one window of Dyella thiooxydans DNA:
- a CDS encoding prohibitin family protein gives MADHSNRFRGAAARVLNRKVLVLAPIALGGYELYRHPPIETIGPQQVGIRLNAWTGSVTEVGEGVCLMIPGIHSLRTFPLQDQIYRPERSAKANGSAPFQSSEGLSIGVELAIRYAVDPATLPKVAKSLPDHIGHDLVEPLVQGVIYKVFTRYTVREIFSTKRQEIQGVIESELKPMLAADGIVLRNVMMGNVDLPPDYRDGMNKVLATELETEQMQYTLQLKAKQVQESRLQAEAEKAQRETAAEAAADEQVIAAKGQEEAMKHVLPFKRKQIEQRELEAEAESAARIRAAKGEAEARRIEAAGEADSRRKLADADAYRLEQIGKVNSEQLERDGSLIDKHPLLIQKTLADKLSDKISVIIAPPPATGGFIGQALIDGAPRKAGAAAGNAP, from the coding sequence ATGGCGGACCATTCGAACAGGTTCAGGGGCGCGGCAGCGCGCGTACTCAATCGCAAGGTGCTGGTATTGGCCCCGATCGCGCTGGGCGGATACGAGCTGTACCGGCATCCGCCGATCGAGACCATCGGGCCGCAGCAGGTCGGCATCCGTCTCAATGCATGGACCGGCTCGGTGACCGAGGTGGGCGAGGGCGTGTGCCTGATGATCCCGGGCATCCACAGCCTGCGCACCTTCCCGCTGCAGGACCAGATCTATCGTCCCGAGCGCAGCGCCAAGGCGAATGGTTCGGCACCGTTCCAGTCCTCGGAGGGACTGTCGATCGGGGTCGAACTCGCGATCCGCTACGCGGTGGATCCGGCCACGCTGCCGAAGGTGGCGAAGTCCCTGCCGGACCACATCGGCCACGACTTGGTCGAGCCGCTTGTGCAGGGGGTGATCTACAAGGTGTTCACGCGCTACACCGTGCGCGAGATCTTCTCGACCAAGCGGCAGGAGATCCAGGGCGTGATCGAGAGCGAGCTCAAGCCGATGCTGGCGGCCGACGGCATCGTCCTGCGCAACGTGATGATGGGCAACGTCGACCTGCCGCCCGATTACCGCGACGGCATGAACAAGGTGCTGGCCACCGAACTGGAAACCGAGCAGATGCAGTACACGCTGCAGCTGAAGGCCAAGCAGGTACAGGAGTCCAGGCTTCAGGCCGAGGCCGAGAAGGCACAGCGGGAGACCGCCGCGGAGGCGGCGGCCGACGAGCAGGTGATCGCGGCCAAGGGACAGGAGGAGGCGATGAAGCACGTGCTGCCGTTCAAGCGCAAGCAGATCGAGCAGCGCGAGCTGGAGGCCGAGGCGGAGAGCGCCGCGCGGATCCGCGCCGCCAAGGGCGAAGCCGAGGCGCGACGGATCGAGGCGGCCGGCGAAGCCGATTCGCGGCGCAAGCTCGCCGACGCCGATGCCTACCGCCTGGAGCAGATCGGCAAGGTCAACAGCGAGCAGCTCGAGCGCGACGGCAGCCTGATCGACAAGCACCCGCTGCTGATCCAGAAGACCCTGGCCGACAAGCTGTCGGACAAGATCTCGGTGATCATCGCGCCGCCCCCGGCTACCGGTGGGTTCATCGGCCAGGCGCTGATCGACGGCGCTCCGCGCAAGGCCGGTGCGGCGGCGGGCAACGCGCCATGA
- a CDS encoding DUF2846 domain-containing protein: MFRKLIAFGVMSMALMMGGCASVPMASTSADAQAKTFTPSPDNAVLYIYRNETMGAAIKMPLLVDGVSVGDTAAHTYVRKELPPGQHTITSKTEKDATLTIDMLAGKIYYVWQEVKMGMFSARSALHQVDAQQGQKGVDESKLIN, encoded by the coding sequence ATGTTTCGCAAATTGATCGCTTTTGGCGTGATGTCGATGGCTCTGATGATGGGCGGCTGCGCCAGTGTGCCCATGGCCAGTACCTCGGCCGATGCTCAGGCCAAGACGTTTACGCCGTCGCCCGACAACGCAGTCCTCTACATCTACCGCAACGAGACCATGGGGGCAGCCATCAAGATGCCGCTGCTGGTTGACGGCGTGAGCGTGGGCGATACCGCCGCCCACACTTACGTCCGCAAGGAGCTGCCGCCCGGTCAGCACACCATCACGTCGAAGACCGAAAAGGACGCCACGCTGACCATCGACATGCTTGCGGGCAAGATCTACTACGTGTGGCAGGAAGTGAAGATGGGCATGTTTTCTGCCCGCTCGGCCCTGCATCAGGTGGACGCCCAGCAGGGGCAGAAGGGCGTGGACGAGTCCAAGCTGATCAATTGA
- a CDS encoding VOC family protein, which yields MQSKNTICLWYDGTALEAATFYAATFPDSAVHAVHRAPGDYPAGKQGDVLTVEFTVMGIPCLGLNGGPAFRHSEAFSFQVATDDQAETDRLWNAIIDHGGQPSACGWCKDKWGLSWQITPRALTEAIADPDPAAARRAFEAMMTMGKIDIAAIEAARRG from the coding sequence ATGCAAAGCAAGAACACCATCTGCCTCTGGTACGACGGCACCGCACTGGAAGCGGCGACCTTCTATGCCGCGACCTTCCCGGACAGCGCGGTGCACGCCGTACACCGCGCGCCGGGCGACTACCCGGCCGGCAAGCAGGGCGACGTGTTGACGGTGGAGTTCACGGTGATGGGCATTCCATGCCTGGGCCTGAATGGCGGCCCGGCCTTCCGCCACAGCGAAGCGTTCTCGTTCCAGGTGGCGACCGACGACCAGGCCGAAACCGACCGCCTGTGGAACGCGATCATCGACCACGGCGGCCAGCCCAGCGCCTGTGGCTGGTGCAAGGACAAGTGGGGCCTGTCGTGGCAGATCACCCCGCGCGCCCTCACCGAAGCGATCGCCGACCCCGACCCCGCCGCGGCCAGACGCGCGTTCGAGGCGATGATGACGATGGGCAAGATCGACATCGCGGCGATCGAGGCGGCGCGGCGAGGGTGA